AGGCGAGCAGGTGTGCATACACGGAGCGGCTAAGAGCTGGTACCAAGGGCGCGTGTCGGTGGCTGTGACGGGGTGGTCGACCATTCACACTCCTGAGCGCGGTCGGTGGTGGGAGTAGCCGGTCGAGGCGGTCTTCTTTTTTTGCTCTATGCCGGAGCCGACCCAAACCCCACCTCCCCACCCACCGCTCCGTGCTCGCTCGGTGAGACTAACCCGTTCGTCTCACCGGTTCTCATTCGCAGGCTCACGAGAACGCCGCTGTGCGCGCAGCCACGACCTTGACAGCAACGTTAGGTGGGAGAGAGTACATTTCGTCTGCTTCAGATCATCAGGTGGTAGACGACTCTCAAAGGTTGGGTAGCGTTAATTCGACGTCGACACTAACGTATTCTGGGCTGGCTGTCAGTCGCCAGATTCGCAGATACATTCATGACCTTGTCGAGATCGGCCTACGATAAACTCGTGAATCTCGCTGGCAAGCTCATACATTGCCTCTGCACGGTCAGCTGCTGCAAGACCATCTTGATAGTACGTCTTCGCCCGGTGTTCTCGCCACAGGTCAGCTAAATCCTCGGCGACCGATTCAGCGAAAAGCCCGATAGCGGCCGCTTCTCGATACACTCTTGCATGTGTGCCAGGAAGGTCGTTTGGATCCATTGTTCCTCGTTCGAGCAAGCGAAACTCGACTGTCCGTTCGATTGCGACAAACGAGGCCTCAATCACGAGTGTGTAGTATTCTGCATCCCGAAGTGTGTCGGCACCGGCGAGCAGTCGACATCCCTTTCGCAACTGGAGGAGTGCAGCATCCTCGACATCAAGGCCTGGTTCGATTTGTGTCGGTCGTCGGTCGAATGCTGCTTGGACCTCGTTGACTAATTGGTCGATTCGGGTACTACTCATCGGCCATTACCTCTTTGCGGACTGATTGCAGTTTCCCGTCTTCATATACTGTACTTCCCTCCAAGAAGATCTCACGAAGCTTTGATCCCGCTCTTTGGGCACTGTCTGCGGATTCGACGTATGGCTCAAACTCAAATCGATCCCCATCGAATCGCTGGTCTTGGAGGTCGGCGGTGACATCGGTTACGACCCTCCGAGCAGGTGTTCGATCTCCGTCGACTACAACGAAGAGGTCAATATCGCTTTGTCGATCAGCTTCAGCGCGAGCGACGCTTCCGAAGACGACAATTCCAAGAAGTGAGTCGACATCATCTGTGTCAATGATTGCTTCCTGGATCTGGTCGACGAACGCTCGGATCGGCTTGTGGAACTCCGATTGTTCGATGGCCAGTATAGGGTCGTCTTTTTCGAGATTATTTGTGTTGATCGACACGTAGTTTCGTTGTGGCGTCTCTCGAATGTGGACCGCATCAATACTATCGAGTAAGTCGACAGCCCTCCATACCGTTGAGCGAGCGACGTCCGTGGCGTCGACGAGTTCAGGAATGGTGAACTCTGTCTCGTGAGCATCGGCTAGAAGGCGGAGGATATCATCTGCTGCCTCAATGCGAAACACCCCCGCATCGGTATTTGGATCTGGATCAATACAGATCCGCATCTCTTGTTTCGTCATGTCGGACACTGTCTTATCTTGTGCAACAAGGTATATATAAACAACGGCGTTTCAGCATGGACTGGTCGACGAGGGCCTTGTGATATACAACATATCAGCCAACGAAGAGCAGATCACACAGTTGCTATGCTTCAGGACTTCTTGAGAAAGAGAGTACATTTCGTCTGTTCAGATGAGGTACGTCGACGAACAATCTAATTGGAGACTACACACCACTTTTGCAAGTGAATACACGATGGCCACCCTCAACCGTTGCAAGTGAATTATGGGTTCAACACACCACTGTTACAAGTGAATCAAATAAATGAGAGACACACCACCGTTTCAAGTGAATATATACGCGAGACTGCCCAAACAGCCAGCTAAGCTACATTGTTTATCGAAGCTATTTTTCGAATAATCTTGACCTCGCTATTCAGTGTCGACACGTCTGCCATAGCATCGACGGCACTCGAAAACGGGACGTCCAGTTCGTAACTGTAGTAGTTGCCCGGCGATCCGCTTCGGTTTTCGTTCGCTGAGAGAATTCCGAGCATCCGCAGATCAGACAGGTGATTATGAACAGATCGCTGGGACAGTGAGTCGACGTCGGCACTCTCACCTGTGGCTTTATTGACAAAAACACGTCCTCTCCCGCTATCACAGCACTACGCTCTATCGCAGTAGAATCTCACGAACACTGTGGTAATCTCTAACACAGTCGATATCGAATCAACCGCTATGCCACGGAACGTATTGGTACCCACAGACGGCTCTCCACTCTCGATAGACGCACTCGAACATGCTCTCGACACTTTCCCTGACGGGAACCTCACACTTCTGCACGTCATCGATCCTCGATACACCACGCCGGATGACGATGAGTTGAGGCCTGAACGGATATTTACCGATCTGCTTGATCTCGCCGAGGCCCACAATATCGAAGTCGACACCGAGATTCGCGTTGGCCACCCCGCCCGTGAGATTGTGACCTTCAGCGAGGAAACAGACGTCGACGAAATCATGATGGGAAGCCATGGCCGGGAGCGGGCATCACGAATCCTGTTTGGGAGCATCGCTGAGCGCGTCCTGCGACGAGCCCCCGTCCCTGTCACGGTTGTCCGCTCCCACCAACGGATGGGCACAAAGCATCATCTCGTCCCGATCGACGGCTCGGAACAGTCGACAAAAGCACTCGAATACGCCTTTTCGGTCTTCCCAGACATCGAAACAACCGTCCTCCATGCTATCGATCCGATGGAAACACACTACGGCGAGGGGCAATTGGTTCACTCCGAAGTGGAGTACGAACAAATACAGGAGGAAGCAGAGGAATTGCTGGCAGACGCAGAAGACCTAGCTCAAGAGTACGATGCCAACGTCACGACGACGACAGCTGTCGAATGGAGACCGAATCTGCCAGCGGATGCGATTCTCAACTACATCGACGACAACAACGTCGACCATGTGATCATGGGAAGCCACGGTCGCTCCGGCGCATCGAGGCTTCTCCTCGGCAGTGTTGCAGAAACCGTTGGGAGACGGTCGCCTGCACCTGTAACAATCGTCCGGTGACAATTAATCGTCCGGTGATAATTCTATCAATTCCCAGGAGTTTCACTTGCGATGTGGGGTGTGTAAACGTCAATTACTGAACACGTCAGAAAACAATCGCCAGAGAAATTTTTTCGTGCCCCAAGGGGTGTGGCACTCATCATGAGTGTCCCATCCCACAATGACTCAATCACTACTTGAGAGACTCAGTCCGACGAATCGTGTTCTGAAACGAGCCCAGTACGAAGCCTTCGCGTTCTCGCTGTACGACGGTGATGTCCTCGTTCGAAATGAGAGCCATCTCCAACCTGGCGATCACGAATACCGTGTCACCATCGTCGACGGGATACCAGAGAGCTGTGAGTGTCCTGCAGACAAGCGGTTTGAAGGCCCGTGCAAGCACCGAACAGCAATCGCGATCCGACCAACTATCCTGGATGTGGCTACCCAGATGCAGATGGTCGCAGACGGTGGGGTGACCACCGAGAAGGCACCAATAGACCCAGAAGACGACACTGAACTCCAGGAGTGCGACTGCCAGTATCTAAACGACGATTTTCCGTGCTGGGAGTGTGTGAAAACCGGTCGACGCGAACTTCCTGAGTAGACCGCCCCGCGTATTTTTTCACCCCCTGAGGTGTGCGGGGTGTGCAGAAAGCACTTCGCGTGTTTAGGATGGCTACCAGAGAAATCTACGGACAAACGTTCGATGAGGATGTATCGAGTGATCAATCTGCTACCTGTGTTGAATGCGGTGGTCAGATACGCACAAACAGCATTGAAACGGCCTGCGAGGACTGTGGTCTCATTATCGATGACCAGCGGATCGACCAAGGCCCAGACTGGCGGAGCTACAAAGAGAAGACAGACTCACAAAGTCGAGTGGGGCCACCACGTACGGTGGCGCGTCACGATAACGGCTTGTCGACTGAGATTGGCCGATGGCGAGATGGAAACGGCAACCAACTCGCTGGATCGAAGCGCAGTCGACTGTCCAGGATGCGCCGGGAGCACAGCCGTGGCCGATTCGGGTCGAAATCAGAACGGAACCTTGCACACGGGCTCGGTGAGGTCCGTCGAATCACGAGTGTCCTTGATCTCGCTGAGTCGATCCGTAACCAAGCCTGTCAGCTCTTCCGAAGTGCTCAAAACGAGGATCTCCTCCGTGGCCGTTCAATCGAGGCGATAGCCGCAGGAAGTGTGTATAGTGCTTGCCGGTGCAACGGGCTCGGACGAACAATCGACGAGATCGCGGCGTTGGCCCGAGTGAATCAGCAGCGAGTGATGAACGCGTACAAAGTACTGAACCAGGAACTCGGACTGCCCACCCAACCCATTCGGCCAAGTGGGTTCGTCCCACGGCTTGCATCCGAACTCGGCGTTTCGGATCAGGTTCGACATCGAGCCCAGCGGTTGGCAGAACACTCGGAGACAGTCGACAAGACTGTGGGTGTCCGTCCTTCTGGGTTCGCAGCAGCGTGTCTCTACTGTGCTAGTCAGGAATACGGACATCCGCTCACACAACGGTCAGCCGCCGATGCTGCAAATGTGACGCCAACAACTGTCCGAGCACATCGAGATACGATTGAAGGACTGCCTCTCTGAACAAGTTTCTGAGAATGCGTAAATGATTCACTTCTATGCGATGTATTCGGCGACAATGAATGAGGTTTGAGTCTCAAGTATATACGCGAAGACGGACCAACCACTGTCAGACTACGTATGAAGGATCATCAATCTGATTTTGAGGAGCTCCGACCGCTTGGCGAATCGACGTCGACTCCTGATGCTGAACTGGCAGAGCGTGTCGACAATGAGGTCGACGATTCTACTACCGAATACCCTCCAGGATACCCAGACGAGATCGCTCCAACCGAGTGTGAATGTGCTTCTTGTGGAACCTCGACCCCCGCTACGCAAACGAAGTGCGAATTCTGTCTCACCTATCACCTCGATGGATCTGATGACGAGCAGAACCGCTCAACAGAAGAGTCGACACTCCTCCACGTGGTCCATCTGCTCGTCGAGGCCTCAACGTTCTATGCTGCGGTGGCAAAGGGATCTGCAGCAGCAACGCTGCTTTCCAAGCCTGACAAAGACCCCGCAGTCGACGATTGCGAAATGATCTACGATCTCGATGAAGCACCTGCGGTACAGATAGCTGACCGCTGGCCCTCACTTCCCGAGGCAGTATGAATCACGTCTAAACAGGGCCAACAGTTGCTCGCTGCTGCTCGTGATCGGACCATGTGGACAAATGAACCACAGTCGCCTCGTGAGGACCGACATGGGACGTTTCTGTACGATGAGGCTGGATATGCGATCACCGAGACAAGCCAGCTCACGAGTAAGCTAGAGGATCCAGACGATCTTTGGTTAGTCCCCGCAATTGCCCTTCAGGACTCTGTCGACGACACTCACGCAGAGAGCCACCAACCGAGTGTCCCAACGAAACACCGTATGGAGTGCTGGGAGTGTGATCGAGTGACTGAACACCTCTTCAACGAGATCGAGTCCCTACCCTCTGAGGACTGGAGTGGCCAACCGATCTGGGAGTGTCGAGTATGTGGTAAACCTCGCTACGGACCACAGCCAGAATAGAACACTCGACTGGCCCAATCTTAACCTACAATAGCCGTCTCTTCTCAACGTTGTTGGTTAAGATAGTAGAACAACCACTGAGAGACTTACCGAGCCGCCTGCGAGTTTTATTACCCTCTGAGGGGTGCGAGGCCGATCAGAGAGCCTTGTATAAATTGTATGTCCAACTCGCAACACTCGGAAACTGATTCCACAAAATCGTCGACGACCCAATCCCAGCCAGACCAAATAGAGCACGTCGAGCGGAGCGACGTCGGTGTCTCACTCACTGTGCAACTCACTCGTGGGACGGGGACACGGGATCAAGACAAAATAACAGCGAAGGTGAAAGCGAAAACCTTGGAGGAGGCTCGAACCGACATGGAGACTCTTCGAGCATATATTGACGACCTTGCTGAGTCGACACGCCAGATCCAACCAGCAGAGGTACCCAAGTAGCGAGTCGACCTGATTTTTTCATCGCCTCACCAAGGGTAGAGGCGATTTAATTGAGTAATTCAGCAGATCAGTCCACAGAATCGAGTGGCCTCACCCCACAACAGCGTCTCGAATCGTCGAACACTCGGCTCGTCGACGCAGGCATTGCGACGATCAAGGATATGGAGACGCTGCGGGCGTGTGTCGCCTATGAAAATGCGAACCAACGCCGGGTTCTGATTCTCCATCGTCTCAAGCGACGAGCTGACGAGATCCGGGCCGAAGTCGAATAGAAGAGCACTCACTGACTCATTCTGGGCCCACGCGATGTTAACCAACACTCAGCCGTAACGACGAATTTTGTTGGTTAAGACTGCTACTGATAACGATTTTTTTCTCCCCGAGAGGTGTGCGGGGAGCGAGTTCTCGCAATGATTCAAAATGGCATTATCAGCACGTTCGACCAGTAGCAAAGCCAGCGAGATTGTAGCAGCTCGAGAGACCGACTACGTCGCATTTCTCCACCGCGTTCCCTTCGCGTTAGATGCCTTCAACCTCGGTTTTCTCACCGGCTTTCGAGAAGACTGTACTTACCAGCAAAACCAATACACGGATTTGGAGTTGCCAGTTGGAATGCTTGACAACGACTTCCGGAATCCCGATCTCACTCGATACGTGGAGCGGTTTTTTCGGTACGAACCACAGGTCGGCGTGATCGGTGATGCCTACAGCGTCGACGAGGTCGAGGAATACGTAGCTGCTGCTCGCGATATCCAAGCAAGCTATCCAGAATCAGAGTTGGTGATCGTCCCGAAGTGCCGTGCAGCCATTCATGCAGTACCAGAGGACCTCATCGTGGGATACTCACGGGGATACGCTGACAAGCTAGCTCACGAGTTTTCGGAGCCGACTGATTGGCGTGGTCGACGTGTCCATATTCTCGGAGGGAGTCCATTGAAACAACTCAAGGTGATCCAGCAGCTCACCTGTCCAACGCTGACGGGTGATCCTCCTGCAGATATTGTCGGCCTTGACTGGAATGGCTTGCATCGAGGGGCTCAATTTGGTGAATTCTGGACCGATCGTGGCTGGGACGACAGTGGTCGTGATTCCGATCACGTGACGGTTCGGAAGATCGTACGCTATAGCCTCGGGCAGGTTCGAGAGTTCTGGCAAGCACACGGCGTCTGGCCCGAGTCGACCCTCCAGGATGTCGGTGTCGAGTACGCGTATCGTGGGCCCTCACCGAGCGATATAGAGAGCCCAGCGTGTTCTGAGTGCAGTATGAACGTTTGGTCGACCGAACGTGGACCCTATGTGGCTGAGTACGATACCGGAGACCTCTGTGGGTACTGCAGCTACGACTGTTACTTTACACACCGACATCGGAACCAGCTCGAAGAGCTAGCTGGCGAACAGAGCGTCTACTTCCCACCAGCCTAACCGCAGTATTTTTTCGCGCCCCAAGGGGTGCGGCGCGTTCTGAAGAAGCAGAACTCGTCGTGTGAAAATCATGGCTACAACGAGTGAGACATCGGTTTCCTTCGAGGAGAGCGATACCCGACACGATGAGATGCACAGTACGATCGAACAATGGGTTGATGAGCTCGTCGACCACGTCGATGATGCACAGGAAAGCAAAGAGTTTCAGGAGTGGCTCGATGTCCAGAGTCGCTTCCATGACTACTCGCATCGAAATACCCTGCTCATCAAGCTCCAGTGTCCCGAGGCAACAAGGGTTGCAGGCTACCATACCTGGCGAACCGACTTCGACCGGCATGTCCAGAAGGGCGAGCAGGCAATCTGGATCTGGGCTCCGATCATCGCCAAGCGCTGTCCCAAGTGCAAGAATGCACCCAGCTATCACGACCAAGTCGACTGTGAGTACGACGAGACACCTCCAAGAGAGTGGTCGAAAGGGCTAGTGGGGTTCAGACCTACAACCGTCTTCGATGTCTCTCAGACGGAGGGTGAGCTCCTTCCCGAGTTGGAGACTGCGGCCACTGGGAGTGCTGGTGATCTCGTGGTGAAGCTCACGGGGGTGGCTGAAGACCTCGGTGTGACCGTTCGCATTGTTGAGGGAGAGGAGTGGGAGTACGGAGAGGCGATGGGTGTCTGCAAGTACCGATGTATCCATTCGTTTCACCCCGTTATTGAAGCAAAAGCTCGTGCGAATCAGGCCGATCTCGCCGTGACGTTGATTCATGAGTATGCCCATGCACTGTTGCACTTCGGTGTCGACAGTGAACCCGAGCGGGCAAAACGTGAGGTCGAAGCCGAGGCCGTTGCGTACATCGTCGGTCGATTTTTTGACTTGGATACGAGTGGGTCTGCGTTCTACTTAGCGGCGTGGGAAAACGAGGATTCGGAGGTGATCCAGGACCGTCTCGGTCGGATTAGTTCGACTGCTCAGAAGATCATCGAGGCAGTTTCAAAAATATAGAACTACATATACTCAATTAGGTATCCTGCTTCAGTTCGTTAGAATATATTGTACGTCAACTGCAGCCATCAAATGTACCGCTAGTCGGCATTTCTAAAAATAACCCATCTAAGCCAATTTGAATTGTCACTAAATGTCGATCCCGCTATTCGCAAACGTACTAGAGCGAATCAGCTGCTACGGCTAGCCCTGAAACTTAGCCCAGTAGACCGAGATCATCGATTTTCTCAACAATATTCTCTACAGCAGCAGTCGCATCCTCAGCAAATTTACCACCCGTAATTACGATTTTACCGCTCCCAAAGAGGAGGATGACGACCCCTGGATCTTCCATTCGGTAGACGAGTCCAGGAAACTGTTCGGGTTCATACTCAACATCCTCCAACCCAAGCCCGATCGCGAGTGCATTCAAATTAAGATCATAACCGAGGTCTGCACTCGAAACAATGTTTTGGACGGTGATCTCTGGAGAGTCAGTGACTGGGATACCTAACTCACGAAGCTTCTCAAAAATTATCTCGAGGGCCTCGTGGACATCATCAACACTTGCAGCGCCGGTACAGACGATTTTCCCGGAGCGAAAAATCAGTGCTGCAGCTTTTGGATCTTGTGTCCGATCAACGAGTCCAGGAAAGTTGTCTGGGTTGAATTCGGCACCGGGAATATCGTCGACAAGTGTTTCGAGATCAAGTTCCTGATCGATTCCAGTTGATGCAACAACGTTCTGAATTTCAATTGTCTCTGTAGGTGCGGTCATAAATTAATGTAACCTAGTTACGGATATGGTATTATAAAGGGAGGACAAAATCAGTCGACCTCGGTTGGATTAATTGGATTCTCACTCTTAGGAAGTTAGCGTACCTTGATCTGGAGGAGGACACTAATTTAGTCGTGATTAAGGAGTCTGTCGATATGCTTTGTATATTCGAGATTATTTTTCGCCCAGCGCATACACATCACCAGCCTGGGTGGCAACGATCACGATGCCATTAGTGATCGCTGGCGCTCTCTGGATGCCTCCGAGACCGAAGTCACTGAAAGATCGATTACGGGTCTCAAAGGACCACCACTCTGTGCCATCAGTCAGAGAAAGTGCCCGCAATATCCGTCTATCGCCGAAATACACACCATCTCCAGCAATTACCGGTTCAGTAGCCCTTGTACTCGTGTCGACAGTCCAGTCTCTGTTTCCCGCAGTGTCGACCGCGATAAGTCCCTCAACGGTCGGGATGATAATACGATTTTCAGCGA
This sequence is a window from Halohasta litchfieldiae. Protein-coding genes within it:
- a CDS encoding nucleotidyltransferase domain-containing protein, with translation MTKQEMRICIDPDPNTDAGVFRIEAADDILRLLADAHETEFTIPELVDATDVARSTVWRAVDLLDSIDAVHIRETPQRNYVSINTNNLEKDDPILAIEQSEFHKPIRAFVDQIQEAIIDTDDVDSLLGIVVFGSVARAEADRQSDIDLFVVVDGDRTPARRVVTDVTADLQDQRFDGDRFEFEPYVESADSAQRAGSKLREIFLEGSTVYEDGKLQSVRKEVMADE
- a CDS encoding universal stress protein, giving the protein MPRNVLVPTDGSPLSIDALEHALDTFPDGNLTLLHVIDPRYTTPDDDELRPERIFTDLLDLAEAHNIEVDTEIRVGHPAREIVTFSEETDVDEIMMGSHGRERASRILFGSIAERVLRRAPVPVTVVRSHQRMGTKHHLVPIDGSEQSTKALEYAFSVFPDIETTVLHAIDPMETHYGEGQLVHSEVEYEQIQEEAEELLADAEDLAQEYDANVTTTTAVEWRPNLPADAILNYIDDNNVDHVIMGSHGRSGASRLLLGSVAETVGRRSPAPVTIVR
- a CDS encoding SWIM zinc finger family protein; the encoded protein is MTQSLLERLSPTNRVLKRAQYEAFAFSLYDGDVLVRNESHLQPGDHEYRVTIVDGIPESCECPADKRFEGPCKHRTAIAIRPTILDVATQMQMVADGGVTTEKAPIDPEDDTELQECDCQYLNDDFPCWECVKTGRRELPE
- a CDS encoding transcription initiation factor IIB, which codes for MATREIYGQTFDEDVSSDQSATCVECGGQIRTNSIETACEDCGLIIDDQRIDQGPDWRSYKEKTDSQSRVGPPRTVARHDNGLSTEIGRWRDGNGNQLAGSKRSRLSRMRREHSRGRFGSKSERNLAHGLGEVRRITSVLDLAESIRNQACQLFRSAQNEDLLRGRSIEAIAAGSVYSACRCNGLGRTIDEIAALARVNQQRVMNAYKVLNQELGLPTQPIRPSGFVPRLASELGVSDQVRHRAQRLAEHSETVDKTVGVRPSGFAAACLYCASQEYGHPLTQRSAADAANVTPTTVRAHRDTIEGLPL
- a CDS encoding DUF7389 domain-containing protein, coding for MNCMSNSQHSETDSTKSSTTQSQPDQIEHVERSDVGVSLTVQLTRGTGTRDQDKITAKVKAKTLEEARTDMETLRAYIDDLAESTRQIQPAEVPK
- a CDS encoding DUF6610 family protein codes for the protein MALSARSTSSKASEIVAARETDYVAFLHRVPFALDAFNLGFLTGFREDCTYQQNQYTDLELPVGMLDNDFRNPDLTRYVERFFRYEPQVGVIGDAYSVDEVEEYVAAARDIQASYPESELVIVPKCRAAIHAVPEDLIVGYSRGYADKLAHEFSEPTDWRGRRVHILGGSPLKQLKVIQQLTCPTLTGDPPADIVGLDWNGLHRGAQFGEFWTDRGWDDSGRDSDHVTVRKIVRYSLGQVREFWQAHGVWPESTLQDVGVEYAYRGPSPSDIESPACSECSMNVWSTERGPYVAEYDTGDLCGYCSYDCYFTHRHRNQLEELAGEQSVYFPPA
- a CDS encoding ArdC-like ssDNA-binding domain-containing protein, which encodes MATTSETSVSFEESDTRHDEMHSTIEQWVDELVDHVDDAQESKEFQEWLDVQSRFHDYSHRNTLLIKLQCPEATRVAGYHTWRTDFDRHVQKGEQAIWIWAPIIAKRCPKCKNAPSYHDQVDCEYDETPPREWSKGLVGFRPTTVFDVSQTEGELLPELETAATGSAGDLVVKLTGVAEDLGVTVRIVEGEEWEYGEAMGVCKYRCIHSFHPVIEAKARANQADLAVTLIHEYAHALLHFGVDSEPERAKREVEAEAVAYIVGRFFDLDTSGSAFYLAAWENEDSEVIQDRLGRISSTAQKIIEAVSKI
- a CDS encoding TATA-box-binding protein: MTAPTETIEIQNVVASTGIDQELDLETLVDDIPGAEFNPDNFPGLVDRTQDPKAAALIFRSGKIVCTGAASVDDVHEALEIIFEKLRELGIPVTDSPEITVQNIVSSADLGYDLNLNALAIGLGLEDVEYEPEQFPGLVYRMEDPGVVILLFGSGKIVITGGKFAEDATAAVENIVEKIDDLGLLG